Below is a genomic region from Tripterygium wilfordii isolate XIE 37 chromosome 12, ASM1340144v1, whole genome shotgun sequence.
TGGACTTCATATTTGTGTGGTGCCTTTGATGAGATTCTGCTTTTTGGATTTTAAAATGATGCTTGTCTGTTCAACATTTCCCCCACTGATTTGCTTTTGCTGTTCTTACTTATATCAGTGCTACGATGGCCATCTATGATGTTGTGAAGCTTGTAAGGGCTGATATTTCGACAGTTGCCCTTGGTATTGCAGCGTCAACAGCTTCAATAATTCTTGGTGGTGGCACAAAAGGCAAGCGCCTTGCAATGCCAAACACACGAATCATGGTTCATCAACCTCTTGGAGGAGCAAGTGGGCAAGCAATGGATGTGGAAATTCAAGCACGAGAAATAATGCATAATAAGAATAATGTCACGAGCATTATTTCAGGTTTCACTGGTCGGCCATTTGAACAAGTTGAGAAAGATATCGATAGGGATCGTTATATGTCTCCAATGGAAGCAGTTGAATACGGAATAATTGATGCGGTAATTGATCGTGATAGCATAATTCCTTTGGTTCCTGTGCCAGAAAGGGTAAAACCAAGGTATAATTATGAGGACATCCGCAAGGATCCAAAGAAATTTTTGAACCCAGATATCCCAGAGGATGAGATATATTAGTTTGTGCCACTTGTTACAGGTAATTTATCGTCACTATGTACTATTTATGGATTCATTGAATAGAAGTTGTTGTTTAATAGTGCAATGACTTACTGCTTCATTGTTTTCTGAGGCAAATATGGATTCTTCTATGACAGTTTTTGAGAATGGATTGTGTTGAATtgctttacatttttttttcccatatgaATGATTATGCTGATCGTCTTTTCTGCAAAAAACATATGTTTAACATTTGGAATGTCCGAAGCTTTTGTTGATCAGGCAACACCCGGATTTGAACTGGGGAAAAGGATTTGTAGTCCTCGCCTTGCCGTTCGGCCATGCTGTGAATAACTATGTGACTGTGAATTCATGAACGATTtatgaattttaatttataatttctaaAATTGTCTTTCCTCTCACATCTTCATGAGGAAGTAATTTCCTGTTGTTATCGGTGTACTTGATTGTTACCCTTCTTAAGATTTGGGATGGCATTATTTTGGTCTTTAAAGATTTTATTTCCATTTGGTTGATTGAGAATCGAAGGACATGATTGTGTTCAATTGCAGTATATTAGTAAGGTAAGCAGCTGTCTTGTACAAGACTCATAGTGGACAGAATCAAAGACAGACATAATGTGTACGACCCTTACCCCACACAATATGTGAAGACTCATAGTGGACAGAATCAAAGACAGACATAATGTATACGACCCTTAGCCCACACAATATGTGAAGAAgttgtttttaaaaattgaacttgtgacattTAGATTGCACTACTATAACTCTATTACTTGACAACATGTTGGTCAATAATCACAGTATATTAGTGTTCACTCTAAATGTTGCAGCTCTTGAACAATAAACAGCTGGTGGAAGATATTTCTGCAGGGATTATCAATCCAAGATTTTAAGGGGCATGAGAAAATTAGCAGCTCAGACATATTTGGAAAGGAAGCTTGAAATTATACTAATCATCAAGTGACAAATACGAGAATTGAAGGGTTAAGACCTTTGAAGTCCAAGCATGTCCCTATCCCACCCATATTTCCTTATTGGCAAAAGTCTGCCTTCCCAAAATTTTGGGTTGGGGAACATTAAACATGGTTCAAAATAACTTGTCAAAACTTGCAAATATCTAAATTCCCTAAAGTATAAACAACCAACTCCATTCCTTTGCCCCGCCAACACATGCTCTTCAAGCAAGCTTCATCTCACTTTGGCCTTCTCGCCTCGCATCATTTTCTGAGCAGCCAACTCAGTAGtatttgatggatcgtacttaacacaagagggggggtgaattgtgttcccaaattccgataggaatctctttttataatttaaaaggaaatcaatgtcaattaacaattagcacacaaatttgaactctaatgattatcctaatcaacattcatttcaatgcaagatgtgatacaatatggtgaatgatcaattatcaaataatcaaggaattgcaaaaacagat
It encodes:
- the LOC120010057 gene encoding ATP-dependent Clp protease proteolytic subunit 4, chloroplastic-like, with product MDLLSVSSPAASRFPSLKPSSFRGPKHSQLTFSLTYRSLVKASIKPLQQPICSSNSKSLTLSLSPELSSSASQAPVTAMRGADSDPMSLLLRERIVFLGNPIDDVVADYIISQLLLLDAQDSTKDIRLFINSPGGSLSATMAIYDVVKLVRADISTVALGIAASTASIILGGGTKGKRLAMPNTRIMVHQPLGGASGQAMDVEIQAREIMHNKNNVTSIISGFTGRPFEQVEKDIDRDRYMSPMEAVEYGIIDAVIDRDSIIPLVPVPERVKPRYNYEDIRKDPKKFLNPDIPEDEIY